The genomic interval ctttttaaaaataatttataaatcttACCAAAACTTATGCTGAATATACTTTCCAGTATGAGTGCACGAGTGTCCTGAGCAGGCAGAACCGCAGTCTAGTTGAATGGCGAGTCCATCGGCAGTTAGCACCCGTTCCTGAGACAAGACCTAGCACGTGCCCAGGGCGAGGGGCCCTGCGGTATGCCTGTACTAGCATCTTGTcactcttctgcctttttctgtgTAATATTAAGAACTGAATGTGAAGTTTATAGCTAGCCTGGGTGTACCTTTTAAGAATTTTGTAAACCgttttgtctgtcttttgttACCGTTTTATGGTGCCAAGTAGCCTACATTAAAACCATTCTCTTGTGGGAGAATTAGAAGTAGCCTCGTCCACTTCCCACAGATTGCTTCTAGCATGGGCTGTGTGTAAACCTGGCAGACAAGCGATGGGTGATGCTGGGCACAGCCTGTTGCCTGGACTCGCACCCAGCACTGAGAACCACGGAAGGCGCCTGTGGAGCCTGCTGAGGAAACACAGCGTGCTTTTATTGATTTACTTCTGAACACTACAGTTCCTGGATGGGGCAGAGGCGCGAGTTAATGTCGGTTTCCCCAGAAATCACTCAAGGCCGGCCTGTGTCCTTGATGCCAGGGTTGGGTCTGTGACTGCCATGATCGCTGCTTGCCAATGTGCCATGTCCGCAGCGGTTGTCCGTGGGTTCCAGCTGTGGGTCCTTCCTGTGAAGGCCTCTGGAAGTGACTGCTCGGCTCCTAAGCAATAAAATTGATCATGGTGAAAACAGTTCCTGCCGCTTTGTCTCCTTGCTTCCCTCTCCCATGCCTTTGAAATGCTAAGTGCCAGGAGTGGCCTCCTTTGTGCCCTGTTTGCTGGCCCATTCTGATGCTGGGAATTTCAGAGTCCCATTCTGCCACAGGGCACCAAGCCCTCAGAAAAGTCACctcttggacttttttttttttaactgtagtgGAAAAAGGCTGTTCCCTCACTCTATTAAATGGAATTATACAAaagcttttcttttgctttgctcAAAACCTTTATCAACATTGCTCTGCGCTGAACTTTAGCTGAGAAAGCACACAGAAACAACACATTGCCCCATTTAAGAAGGGGGGAAAAATCTTGCTTCCTTTTAAAGAAAGTCAGTGACTCAAAAGAAGCATTTGACTTTGGAGATGGGGCTCGGCACAAAAGGCCAAACAAAGCGTCAAGCTTTTCATGGTTccaatacatattttttaaatgctctACAGAGAGCAGTCTTGTCATGATTAGCTAATGTGGAAATTGCACACTTAGTACTTACATTCACTGCATTAAGGGGCAGCTGTGGAGTGTGGCGTGGACTTGGATGGGGCTGAagatggtgttttattacagggGATTGTAGCCCTAAAAGatcctggggtggggagggcaccAGGTTCTTAGCTGCCTGGGTATGGAGCCACTGGTCTTACCCATTGGTTTAGCTCAGGTAGGAGTGACCCTGGCTGAGGGTCCTCCTGTCAGCCCTCTGAGAAACCAGTGGTGGGTGTCAGGGCTGCTAATACAGGCTGGAGACTGAGGTGCCTGGGCAGGATTCACAGGATTTCGCTGCAATTTTGCTTAAAAACATGCTTTCTCCCAATGAAAGTTGAAGACTGATAGCCTGAGGCCAGGAGGGTGTAGAGCCTCGGGCCTTATTACCCACAGCTGGAGTTTCGTAATTAATTATATCCAAAATGTTTAGGATTCTGTTTAGAATAATTATTACAAGACAACATTGACAGCACACTACCCATGGTAGGACAGTGCTGATTTGGCCTGAATCAGGACATGGTCGCATGCATAGTAACAGGGCACACTCATTGCACCaggttgagaaaaagaaaaaaaaatacttaaaaagaaaatagtgttGAGTTGCTAGCTGCTTGCAATGGGACAAAGCCTTGCTGAACTTCGGCTCTCCCTTCAAATGTGTTAAAAAGATCTGCACAGAAAATAGAAATCATACCTGCTTTGGGGTCTCTTCCACCGAGTTCCCTGCTGGCCCGGCTCCTCCAAGCACTGACTGCACCGGCCGCGGTGTCCTTCCCTTTCCCGGGCGGGGCGGCTGAAGCTGCCTTCCCACGGCCGGCCGGGGCATGCTCAGTCTCACAACCTCTGCGCTCCTGTAAGCTGCCATCGCCGTGCGCTCTGGGGCCATCACCACGCGCTCAACCTCTGAACCAAACACGCACACGGGCCCCAGGTCGTCATCAAGCACTGTCGCGCCCCCCTGCACCAGGCTCTGGCGCCCACAGAGAGAACAGGCTAGGTGGGGTCTGCAGGGTCCTGCCCGCCCGCTGGCGCCAGCTCCGTACGGAAGAAAGACGATGTGCAGCCTTGGGAGCCACGGCTCCGACGGGGACGTGTTAAATAATTTATTGATTATACAAAGTGATCGGCCCAAACCCCTCACTCCGCGCCTCACGCCGAGGCCGCGCCAACGTCCGCTTTATAACTTAttctgtaaaaatatatatacacactgcgGCTGGGCGGCTGGCGTCGGGGCATGCCGCGAGCCCCGGTTCTCGGGTTCTCGGGCCTGGCCGCATCCTCACAAGGCGTCCCCCGCGCTGCCGCCACACGGGCTAACAAGCGCCAAGTTCGAGGGTTTGTGCTTTTTGAGAAGCCGCGTGATCTTCTCGTCATCGGAGTTGGGGTCCAGGGGCCGGTTGTATTCGTCATCGTCCTCTGCGTCTGAGCCACCCACCTTCAGCTTCTCGGCATCCGAGTCCTGCTTCTTTTTAGCCGACGCCATCTCTGCTGCGTGCCGTTTGCGCCACTTGGTCCGCCTATTCTGGAACCACACCTAGGGGGTTGAAGCAGGGATCATCAGGCGGGCACCGAGGCTCGCCTCACCAGACCAGCACTGCGGACCCGCCTGGCGCCGGAGCTTTCCGCGGTCCGGCTACAGCCGAACCGCCGTTCGCCGGCCGGCAGTTCGCAAGACGCGGACTCCGGGCCCCGCCTCAATACTGCTGGACCCCGGCCCATTTGGAGCTCACCTTCACCTGGCTCTCGGTCATGCCCAGCGAGTAGGCAAGCCGCGCGCGCTCTGGGCCTGCCAAGTACTTGGTCTGCTCGAAAGTCTTCTCCAGCGCGAAGATCTGCTGGCCGGAGAAAGTCGGCCGCGAGTGTTTCTTCTTGCCATCCTTATCCAGGACCCCGCCGGCTTGGGCTGCGAAGAAGAGCTGGTGAGCGCAGTCCGAGGCCCGTGCCCAGCCCCTCTCCTTACCGAATCCCGCGCGGGCCACTTACCCGAGCCGGCCAGTCGCGGGTCCCTCCAGGGAGATCCCTGTACCACCCCGGGCCAGAAGATGGGCGGGCGCCCAGGCAGTTCCGCCAGCGGCTTGGGGTAGCCTCGAGCCACGGCGGCTGCGGGCCCGAAGTAGACACCTGCGGACGAGGCGAGCCCGTTGAGACGGGGCAGACTTCCTAGGAGACCTCCACCCGCTGCTCCCACCGGCCGTCCCAAGATGTCACTGATGCCGTGCGGAGTGCCTAGAGGCAACTGCGCGCCAAGGCTGCCTAGGGCGGGTGTCTTGAAGCCCGCCGGGCCCTGCAGCGCGTAGGGGAACAGCGACGTCTTCATCTCAGCCATGTTGTGCAGCGCAGCTAAAGGCGCGCTGCTCAGCACAAACGCGCCCGGGCGGTTAGCGTCCATGGGCGCCGCCGCCTCCGACCCGGGCGCCCATTCGGGCCCCGCTGCCACCGCCCGCGCCCGCCGGCTCGGGAAGTTTGCGCGCCGCGCCTAAAAGGGCGCCGGCTACGCTGGGACGCGTGGAACGCGTTTCAGACGAACGCCGACGGCCCCTCCGGGAAAGCTAGAGGACGGACGGCTGCTGCGCTAAATGGGCGGAGGTCAGAGAGAAGGCAGGGATACTAggggcggcggcagcggcggtgGCGGCTCCCGGGCAAGTCGGAGCGGCGCCGCGCGGGATGGACGCACTGATAACCGCGGGGCCTGGGCGCGGCGCGCGCGCTGATTGGCTGTAGGCATTGGCGACCAGGCCATTGGCCAGCGTCCGGCCCGTCTGCGCGCGCCCCCGCCGGCCATACACTCCATGAAGGGCCCATTAGCGAGGCAGGTGCCTCCGGGGCTGTAAATTTGCCCCCTGATTTATCTCCCTAGAGATGAAATAAATCCCGTTGGATGGGAGTTTAGTTAGGCAAAGGTTTTAATGGGAAAATCAGGAAAAAATACGAGAACATATTTTATCGACCGAAAGAATGTAGATTCCAAGATCAACTCCGCAAGCTCAAGCTCAGTATGCTTAGTTCAGGGAAGAGCCTGGGACGACTGGACGCCACAGGTCAGGGGACTTCATCCTGGACCAGGGC from Arvicanthis niloticus isolate mArvNil1 chromosome 1, mArvNil1.pat.X, whole genome shotgun sequence carries:
- the Nkx6-2 gene encoding homeobox protein Nkx-6.2 — protein: MDANRPGAFVLSSAPLAALHNMAEMKTSLFPYALQGPAGFKTPALGSLGAQLPLGTPHGISDILGRPVGAAGGGLLGSLPRLNGLASSAGVYFGPAAAVARGYPKPLAELPGRPPIFWPGVVQGSPWRDPRLAGSAQAGGVLDKDGKKKHSRPTFSGQQIFALEKTFEQTKYLAGPERARLAYSLGMTESQVKVWFQNRRTKWRKRHAAEMASAKKKQDSDAEKLKVGGSDAEDDDEYNRPLDPNSDDEKITRLLKKHKPSNLALVSPCGGSAGDAL